From the genome of Desulfovibrio porci, one region includes:
- a CDS encoding MFS transporter — protein sequence MLSRARYILLNAYHILIDGLFDAVPILLAFMVLSFGAGKEAVGLIVSLGTAAGTAAGLGTLFLARKLGFMQTIALVTAVCGAGFCAGTFSGNIIAAGLCFILAVTGYNVFHNIAFSYLTLHTERRRLGRVMSDFTAIGDVGRIPLVSLAAFAAAYSFAGFPGWRAVCLVYGAAALFAALWLVLSCRGEHPEQQEEAAPGRSFPSFAMFRERNISLSMLASILNAFSNDRIFTFLPLLLIAKGMDPKIIGSFALGFSVGSFLGKMACGRFVDNFGPRKVFVAAELLLTVLLCALIAVDQLALIVAIALLLGIVTKGTVPVIQAIITEPVREASAYGDVFSINSFLRGITNMLTPLLFGVIASTWSMDSIYAIMAVVAAVAVIPVLMMQQPDLGG from the coding sequence ATGCTTTCCCGCGCCCGCTACATCCTGCTCAACGCCTACCATATTCTTATTGACGGGCTTTTCGACGCTGTTCCCATTTTACTGGCCTTCATGGTGCTGTCCTTTGGCGCCGGGAAAGAGGCCGTGGGGCTGATTGTTTCCCTGGGCACAGCCGCGGGCACGGCGGCGGGGCTGGGCACGCTGTTTCTGGCCCGGAAGCTGGGCTTCATGCAAACCATCGCCCTGGTGACCGCCGTGTGCGGAGCCGGTTTCTGCGCGGGCACCTTCTCGGGCAATATCATTGCCGCCGGGCTGTGCTTCATTCTGGCCGTGACGGGGTACAACGTCTTTCACAATATCGCCTTTTCCTATCTCACCCTGCACACCGAAAGACGCCGCCTGGGCCGGGTTATGAGCGACTTCACGGCTATTGGCGATGTGGGCAGGATTCCCCTGGTGTCCCTGGCGGCCTTTGCCGCGGCCTATTCCTTCGCCGGATTTCCGGGCTGGCGGGCCGTCTGCCTGGTTTACGGCGCGGCGGCGCTTTTCGCCGCGCTCTGGCTTGTGCTCTCCTGCCGGGGCGAGCATCCGGAACAACAGGAAGAAGCCGCTCCAGGCAGAAGTTTTCCCTCTTTCGCCATGTTCAGAGAGAGGAATATCTCCCTGTCCATGCTGGCCAGCATTCTGAATGCGTTCAGCAATGACCGCATCTTCACCTTTCTGCCCCTGCTGCTCATCGCCAAGGGGATGGACCCCAAAATCATCGGCTCCTTCGCGCTGGGTTTCTCGGTGGGTTCTTTTCTCGGCAAGATGGCCTGCGGCCGCTTTGTGGACAATTTCGGCCCACGCAAGGTCTTTGTGGCCGCTGAATTGCTGCTGACGGTCCTGCTCTGCGCTTTGATCGCGGTGGACCAGCTTGCGCTTATCGTGGCCATCGCTTTGCTGCTCGGCATTGTGACCAAGGGCACGGTTCCGGTCATCCAGGCCATCATCACCGAGCCGGTGCGCGAGGCTTCGGCCTATGGCGACGTTTTTTCCATCAACTCTTTCCTGCGCGGCATAACCAACATGCTGACGCCGCTGCTTTTCGGCGTTATTGCCTCCACCTGGAGCATGGACAGCATCTATGCGATTATGGCCGTGGTGGCGGCCGTGGCCGTCATTCCGGTATTGATGATGCAACAACCTGATCTTGGGGGATAA